Proteins encoded together in one Pontiella desulfatans window:
- a CDS encoding Mur ligase domain-containing protein: MRRVHFIGIGGVGMNGLAQLAAQSGYSVSGSDRSYAPEAGLFQCLEKLGIKIFPQNGSGISNTTDQVVFSTAIESDNPDIQAAQTQGAPLLHRAEFLKELIGDDELIAVAGTAGKTTTTGLLGWIFEHLGKDPSVYNGAAVLNWKTNGVLGNVRKGNSKLWIIEADESDKSFLNFHPAHSIITNISKDHYELDELHDLFDQFESQTSGITIRGRIRGRSSDLSDPLNPRTDPSRIQMLGKHNAENALCAMRLCETLGLDMDRVREAVGTFRGIERRLEIAGKTNGITVIDDYAHNPAKIKAALLAVAEKYGTVHAFWRPHGFTPLFQNMEELIQVFSEHWNQHGGSIFILPVFYAGGTVQRNASSEDLVDRLESTGVAAKLVQDYDALQCELETCAAAGDAILGMGARDPELPQFAKRLVYGWKNS, from the coding sequence ATGCGGCGCGTCCATTTTATCGGAATTGGCGGGGTCGGAATGAACGGCCTCGCCCAGCTCGCCGCCCAATCCGGATATTCCGTCAGCGGCTCCGACCGCTCCTACGCCCCCGAGGCCGGGCTTTTCCAATGTCTGGAAAAGCTCGGCATTAAGATTTTTCCACAGAACGGTTCCGGTATCTCCAATACCACGGATCAAGTGGTGTTCAGCACCGCCATCGAGTCCGACAATCCCGACATTCAAGCCGCCCAAACCCAAGGCGCTCCCCTGCTCCACCGCGCGGAATTCCTCAAGGAACTCATTGGAGACGACGAACTGATCGCCGTTGCCGGAACCGCCGGAAAAACCACGACCACCGGGTTGCTCGGTTGGATTTTCGAACATCTTGGCAAAGATCCTTCCGTCTACAACGGCGCGGCGGTGCTCAATTGGAAAACAAACGGTGTGCTTGGAAACGTCCGCAAAGGCAACTCCAAGCTATGGATCATCGAGGCCGACGAATCCGACAAGTCGTTCCTCAACTTCCACCCCGCCCACTCCATCATCACCAACATCTCAAAAGACCACTACGAACTCGACGAGCTCCACGACCTCTTCGACCAGTTTGAATCCCAAACCAGCGGCATCACCATCAGGGGTCGCATCAGGGGTCGGTCCTCGGATTTAAGCGACCCCTTAAACCCGAGGACCGACCCCTCCCGCATTCAAATGCTCGGGAAACACAATGCAGAGAACGCCCTGTGCGCCATGCGGCTTTGCGAGACGCTTGGCTTGGACATGGATCGGGTGAGGGAGGCCGTAGGCACCTTCCGCGGCATCGAACGCCGACTGGAAATCGCCGGGAAGACCAACGGCATTACCGTGATCGACGACTATGCCCACAACCCCGCCAAAATCAAGGCAGCGCTGTTGGCGGTTGCGGAGAAATATGGAACCGTTCACGCGTTTTGGCGTCCACATGGATTTACCCCTCTCTTCCAGAATATGGAGGAGTTGATCCAGGTTTTTTCCGAGCACTGGAACCAGCATGGCGGATCGATTTTCATACTGCCGGTCTTTTATGCGGGAGGAACGGTGCAGCGGAATGCGAGTTCGGAGGATCTGGTCGACCGGCTTGAATCGACTGGCGTTGCGGCGAAGCTTGTGCAAGATTATGACGCACTGCAATGCGAACTGGAAACATGCGCGGCCGCGGGCGATGCCATCCTGGGAATGGGCGCCCGAGACCCCGAACTGCCACAGTTCGCGAAACGACTGGTTTATGGATGGAAGAACAGCTGA
- a CDS encoding putative 2-dehydropantoate 2-reductase: MRDENHFSIVGTGAVGGYYGGLLQKAGFDVHFLLNSDYDHVRKHGLAIDSPNGNFELAPVNAYDDPRNMPRCDVVVVALKTTANAVLPSILPHLAKDDGIVLTLQNGLGSEEEIAEIVGPDKVIGGLCFLCSNKVAPGHIRHLDYGLITLGEYRKDGSAGGITPRLEKLGGNLQAAGIPIRLVDDLALARWKKLVWNIPFNGLSVVRNELTNELIANPETRALCETLMNEVAAGAKACARPIDPAFMEKMIADTERMEPYAPSMKLDFDRGNPMEIESIYGNPIRAARAADVAMPETEKLYRQLLASHLAI, translated from the coding sequence ATGCGTGATGAAAATCATTTTTCCATAGTAGGGACCGGGGCGGTTGGCGGCTATTATGGCGGCTTGCTGCAAAAAGCCGGATTCGATGTCCATTTTCTTCTGAACTCGGATTACGACCATGTTCGAAAGCATGGACTTGCGATCGATTCCCCCAATGGCAACTTTGAGCTGGCACCCGTTAATGCCTATGACGATCCCCGTAACATGCCCCGGTGCGATGTGGTGGTGGTTGCCCTCAAAACGACGGCCAATGCAGTCCTCCCCTCGATTTTGCCCCATTTGGCAAAGGATGACGGGATTGTGCTGACCTTGCAAAATGGACTTGGAAGCGAGGAGGAAATTGCGGAGATCGTCGGGCCGGACAAGGTCATCGGCGGCCTCTGTTTCCTTTGTTCGAACAAGGTTGCCCCCGGGCATATCCGGCATCTTGACTATGGGCTGATCACCCTTGGTGAATACAGGAAGGACGGTTCGGCGGGGGGGATCACGCCCAGGCTTGAAAAACTAGGTGGAAACCTGCAGGCCGCCGGAATCCCCATTCGCCTGGTCGACGATCTTGCCCTCGCCCGCTGGAAAAAACTGGTCTGGAACATTCCCTTCAACGGGCTTTCCGTTGTCCGGAACGAACTGACGAACGAACTCATTGCGAATCCGGAAACAAGGGCGCTCTGCGAAACGCTGATGAACGAGGTTGCCGCCGGAGCCAAGGCCTGCGCCCGTCCGATCGACCCCGCTTTCATGGAAAAGATGATCGCGGACACCGAAAGAATGGAACCGTATGCGCCCAGCATGAAACTGGATTTCGACCGAGGCAACCCGATGGAGATCGAAAGCATCTATGGCAACCCGATCCGGGCGGCCCGTGCCGCCGATGTGGCTATGCCGGAGACCGAAAAACTCTACCGCCAGCTACTGGCAAGCCACCTCGCTATTTAG
- a CDS encoding ferredoxin--NADP reductase produces MLNLDYTEHAVLDVRMANDDLFELVLKRDGLEFSPGDCVAIYTDQEKSRPYSIASGPDEEELRFVVRSMDGGEVSPWLMRQRPGGSVRITPPFGWFRPGQDIGTADFAFIATGTGIAPFLSYMKSGARAPTQCLYGVRHETDSVGFGDLKAFCPTRLAVSREQSGHHFGRVTDLLDTLPLNEQVHYYCCGLESMVNDVSAWLQAKGIDLSRIHREVFFHG; encoded by the coding sequence ATGCTTAATCTGGACTATACCGAGCACGCTGTTCTCGATGTGCGAATGGCCAACGACGATCTTTTTGAACTGGTTCTCAAGCGCGATGGCCTTGAATTCTCGCCGGGGGATTGCGTTGCCATCTACACCGATCAAGAAAAGTCGCGCCCCTACAGCATTGCCTCCGGGCCGGATGAAGAGGAACTGCGCTTCGTGGTTCGCTCGATGGATGGGGGGGAGGTTTCCCCGTGGCTAATGCGGCAACGGCCAGGCGGTTCCGTCCGCATCACCCCGCCCTTCGGCTGGTTTCGGCCGGGCCAGGATATCGGAACGGCCGACTTTGCCTTTATTGCCACGGGGACGGGCATTGCCCCCTTCCTCTCCTACATGAAGAGCGGTGCACGCGCACCCACGCAATGCCTCTATGGGGTGCGACACGAGACCGACTCCGTGGGCTTCGGGGATCTCAAAGCTTTCTGCCCCACCCGGCTCGCGGTCTCCAGGGAGCAAAGCGGGCATCATTTCGGGCGGGTCACGGACTTGCTCGACACGCTTCCGCTTAACGAGCAGGTTCACTATTACTGCTGCGGGCTGGAGAGCATGGTCAACGATGTTTCCGCCTGGTTGCAGGCAAAAGGGATTGACCTATCCAGGATCCACCGCGAAGTCTTCTTCCATGGATAG
- a CDS encoding TrmH family RNA methyltransferase, with protein sequence MEEQLTIESPKNPRVKAAVKLRKGKVRTETGHTLVEGCREMSRAFESGWRFIELYYCPELYLAIDEDQLVSKIRLSGVPAFRCSEEAFRKMSYRTTPDGLMALSPLVGKKLAELDLPENPLILVAEDLEKPGNLGTILRTADATGVDAVIACDHKTDINNPNVIRASIGTLFFMPVAEASTEETLQWLAERGIQSLAAVPGTEQEYTEVDMTRGTAIVVGAEDEGLTEQWKNAADIRVGIPMLGKNDSLNVSTAAAILLYEAVRQRRKVR encoded by the coding sequence ATGGAAGAACAGCTGACAATCGAGAGTCCGAAAAACCCGCGAGTGAAGGCGGCGGTGAAATTGCGCAAGGGCAAGGTCCGGACAGAAACCGGGCACACCCTCGTTGAGGGGTGCCGGGAAATGAGCCGCGCATTCGAGAGTGGTTGGCGATTCATCGAGCTATACTACTGCCCGGAACTCTATCTTGCCATCGATGAAGACCAACTGGTTTCGAAAATCCGTTTGAGCGGCGTGCCGGCCTTCCGGTGCTCGGAGGAGGCCTTCCGCAAAATGTCGTACCGGACCACACCGGACGGTTTAATGGCACTCTCCCCGCTGGTTGGCAAGAAACTCGCTGAGCTCGATCTACCTGAAAATCCGCTGATCCTGGTTGCAGAGGATTTGGAAAAACCCGGCAACCTGGGCACAATCCTTCGGACGGCCGATGCCACCGGGGTGGATGCAGTAATCGCTTGCGACCACAAAACCGACATCAACAACCCCAATGTAATCCGCGCGAGTATTGGCACCTTGTTTTTTATGCCGGTGGCTGAAGCCTCAACAGAGGAAACCCTGCAATGGTTGGCGGAGCGTGGAATCCAGTCGCTTGCCGCGGTTCCGGGAACGGAGCAGGAATACACGGAAGTTGATATGACTAGAGGCACCGCCATTGTCGTGGGAGCAGAGGACGAAGGGCTTACGGAGCAATGGAAAAATGCGGCCGACATCCGGGTTGGCATACCGATGTTGGGGAAAAACGACTCGCTGAACGTCTCCACCGCCGCCGCCATCCTGCTGTACGAGGCCGTTCGCCAGCGCCGAAAGGTGAGATAG
- the gspD gene encoding type II secretion system secretin GspD — protein sequence MNHRNLLLLALSITVLTTMRSGAQGGPPAAPAGRPSAPAPTAKPTPATAQTVRPTPAIAAAPAPKTRPSSKKEGELVTFAMEQMDLDLVMEQYCDWTDKIYLKTDAVKASITLRSDKKIPVSEAIEVVEAILAMNNIALVPMGEKYLKVVLATAADLTAQGLDINMDPSLAFNASDKFITTIIQLKNVTIPEVQAAVQHVLHTYGKILTLERSNSIMITDTEANIKRARELIEFIDQATAQVEPKIYQILYADATEIASKINEIVAAAQGDQKTATQIPVGNPYARTPPGVIRAGSRSSAEAAPTAATVTGTESGSNVIIQGTVKVMADDRTNIIIIFSLEDNFAFFDKIIKVLDVEVEPATTFEVINLEYADAVELSGTINDLIGAASSSRSSGSSSSSRTGSSSSRTGSSSSRTTGSGSSRSTAPGSSSSSSRITPNALPAAGAASIENLNRLSEDTKVLADERTNAILLMGSKSDIAAIKQLIKSLDVMLEQVVIEAAIFEIGLSDSLRHGIDWLYKSSDLDKVGAWDGNNLITNGGIESVASGALTYYQNITGINTEIAINLAATDNDATLLATPVIMTTDNTEATLSIGEQRPVVTSTDSYVSGSGSQRSNYEYKDIGIQLTVTPRINPQRFVVMELEQKADQLGGNVSIDGNEVPIILNREFGASIAVPDGGTVALGGLITTEKSDNVTKIPILGDIPFLGRYLFSSVSKSETQRELVVLMTPYVMSNMSEMGSQTKRLYKGTNLRQENWKGSWSESQLRDIPDPIEGEEAMEPDYQPTQPVITPEPNPATAQAPMDMSADEILRMMEELEDAE from the coding sequence ATGAATCATAGAAATCTCTTATTATTGGCTCTTTCGATTACCGTGTTGACCACCATGCGCTCCGGTGCCCAGGGGGGGCCGCCCGCCGCGCCTGCGGGGAGGCCGTCCGCTCCGGCGCCCACGGCGAAACCCACCCCGGCCACCGCCCAGACCGTTCGCCCAACGCCCGCCATCGCGGCGGCGCCGGCCCCCAAGACCAGGCCTTCCTCCAAAAAGGAGGGGGAACTCGTTACGTTTGCCATGGAGCAAATGGACCTTGACCTGGTGATGGAGCAGTATTGCGACTGGACGGACAAGATCTACCTGAAGACCGATGCCGTTAAAGCCAGCATCACGCTCCGCTCGGATAAGAAGATCCCCGTTTCAGAGGCCATTGAAGTGGTGGAGGCCATCCTCGCCATGAACAACATCGCCTTGGTCCCCATGGGTGAAAAATATCTTAAGGTGGTCTTGGCGACGGCTGCCGATCTGACCGCCCAGGGGCTCGACATCAACATGGATCCGAGTTTGGCATTCAATGCCTCGGACAAGTTTATCACGACCATCATCCAGCTGAAGAACGTTACGATTCCGGAAGTCCAGGCCGCCGTCCAGCATGTCCTGCACACCTATGGCAAAATCCTGACGCTGGAGCGTAGCAACAGCATTATGATCACGGATACGGAGGCGAACATCAAACGCGCCCGCGAACTGATCGAGTTCATCGACCAGGCCACCGCCCAGGTTGAGCCGAAGATCTACCAGATCCTCTATGCCGATGCGACCGAGATTGCGTCGAAGATCAATGAGATTGTTGCGGCGGCGCAGGGCGATCAAAAAACAGCCACCCAGATTCCCGTCGGCAACCCCTATGCCCGCACCCCCCCCGGCGTCATCCGCGCGGGAAGCCGTTCTTCAGCCGAAGCGGCCCCGACCGCAGCCACGGTCACGGGCACGGAGAGCGGCAGCAATGTCATCATCCAAGGAACCGTCAAGGTGATGGCCGACGACCGCACCAACATTATCATCATCTTTTCGCTGGAAGATAACTTCGCCTTCTTTGACAAAATCATCAAGGTGCTTGACGTTGAGGTTGAACCGGCCACCACGTTCGAGGTCATCAACCTCGAATATGCTGATGCCGTTGAGCTTTCGGGAACCATTAACGACCTCATTGGCGCGGCCAGCAGTTCGCGCTCTTCGGGATCGAGCTCCAGTTCCCGCACGGGTTCGAGCAGTTCCCGCACAGGTTCGAGCAGTTCCCGCACCACGGGTTCCGGCAGCTCGCGGTCGACGGCACCCGGCAGCTCGTCCTCCTCCTCCCGCATCACACCCAACGCCCTTCCCGCCGCCGGAGCAGCATCCATTGAAAACCTCAACCGCCTTTCGGAAGACACCAAGGTGCTGGCCGACGAAAGAACCAACGCCATTCTGCTGATGGGCAGCAAGAGCGACATTGCAGCCATCAAGCAACTGATCAAAAGCCTGGACGTGATGCTTGAACAGGTGGTGATCGAGGCCGCCATCTTCGAGATCGGCCTTTCCGACTCCCTTCGCCACGGAATCGACTGGCTCTACAAATCCTCCGACCTGGATAAGGTCGGCGCATGGGATGGCAACAACCTCATCACCAACGGAGGCATCGAATCCGTTGCATCCGGAGCCCTCACCTATTACCAGAACATCACCGGCATCAACACCGAGATTGCGATCAACCTCGCTGCAACCGACAACGATGCAACCCTGCTCGCCACGCCGGTTATCATGACCACCGACAACACGGAAGCAACGCTGAGCATTGGCGAACAACGCCCCGTCGTGACCTCCACCGATTCCTACGTCAGCGGCTCAGGATCGCAACGCTCGAACTATGAATACAAGGATATCGGCATCCAGCTGACCGTGACACCGCGCATCAACCCCCAAAGGTTTGTCGTGATGGAACTGGAACAGAAGGCCGACCAGCTTGGCGGAAACGTCAGCATCGACGGCAACGAGGTTCCGATCATCCTAAACCGCGAGTTCGGTGCATCCATCGCCGTCCCCGACGGTGGCACCGTTGCCCTGGGGGGTCTGATCACCACCGAAAAGAGCGACAATGTCACAAAAATTCCCATTCTAGGCGACATCCCTTTTCTCGGCCGCTACCTGTTCAGCTCGGTCAGCAAATCAGAAACGCAACGGGAACTCGTCGTCCTGATGACGCCCTATGTCATGTCGAACATGAGCGAAATGGGTAGCCAAACCAAGCGCCTATACAAGGGAACGAACCTAAGGCAGGAAAATTGGAAAGGCTCCTGGTCCGAGAGCCAGCTTCGCGATATCCCCGACCCCATCGAAGGCGAGGAAGCGATGGAGCCCGACTACCAACCGACCCAACCGGTTATCACCCCGGAGCCCAACCCCGCCACAGCCCAAGCACCGATGGACATGAGCGCGGATGAAATTCTGAGAATGATGGAAGAGCTTGAGGACGCGGAGTAA